taAGTTCACAAGAAGTTTCAAAGATATGTACATGGAGTCTTTATGTACCTTTCAACCAGTCTCTCCCAATACTACACTCTTCAGTACGCTACCACATTACACTATTAAAACTAGAACACTGACATTAATATAATCCAGAGCTTTTTCAGATTCAACACTTGTCTTTTGGGTATTCTAGGCACTTTACATTTCCATGTTGATGTTGTAATTATCTTgtcaatttctattaaaaactattttaggaTTTTGGTTAGATTGAGTTGAAACTATAGATGAATTTGGAAATAACTGGCATCTTACAATATTGAATATTCCAACCAAAaatcaaaaatacattttaattttttcttatgccACTAATTTATCTTTgcactttttttgtagttttcagtatacaagtcATTTACATCTTTGTTCAGATTTGTCCCTAAGCCTGACTATTTTTAGTGATATTTTAAGTTGCACTGTTCTTAGTTTCAACTTTCAGTTGTTGAAATTAACTTCCAGTCCACCCTAGGACTACCATTGGCTGAAACACTGTCTCTTCTAATATATAAATTTCTAATATATAACTTCTAATAGATAAACATACAATTGATTTACATGTTGATCGCTTACTCTGCAATCTTGCGAGCCTCAATTATTGTAGAAGCATTATTTTTTAGATTGACTTTTCTATATACACTCTCATGTAGTCTTTGACAAAAGATACTTTTACTTGTCCCTTCCAAtctgaatgcatttttttttttggcactggACACAATCTCCAGTACAAAGCTTAACTATGCCCACATTCTTGCACGTTAGTCTTAGATTGTAGTATCCTGCAGGTAAATACTCAGAACAACTTCCAGCACTTGAATATTtactccttcccccaccccacatacTGGTAGAATTCATGTTGGGATACTACATTTACTATGAACATGCACCCCTGATTTGAAACAAGACTAGGATACATGGCAAAGAATGTTTATTCACTAAAGTTTTGACAGACTGAAGGCCATTGTTTCAGATTGGAAATAGGAAATTTAAAAGAACTACATGGACATTGGGTAAAAGAACATGGATTGAAATTTGCCTGGCAGTAGCCCAAAAGTAAATGGTCTTCAAGGTGCATATGAAGGAACTGTAAGAGGGAAATGGGATAATACACATCTCCACCAATAATTAAATGTAGCCACACTAGCTTGGGGGATTTGAGGTGAGACATCTAAAATACTAAGTCATGGTGAGGGCTGGAAGACAAAACAATGAATCACTTAATAGGAATGGCTGTGGGGAAGGACTTGAAGGAATCATCCTGTCACTTCCATGTGAACCATGAACATTAAACATGGAGAAATGAGGAGCGGCAGCAGATCAGTTTGGGATGCATCTTCAGGGGATGCTGAAACAACAACAGCATTTGGTTTCCTCTACACCCCTGTCACCCCTCCCCCACAAGCCCAGGGAGTGGTCAGCAGTGGTGCTTTGTGATGTCTAAGCCACCCTAGGACTGTTATTGGCTGGGACACTGCCTGTATGATCAAACACAGCTCAAGGGTGTGGCTTTGCCTTGTCACCAGCAGGGTATATATAGGGAGGGCAAGAGCTCTGGGCCACTGGGAAGCTTCAATATAGCTGTGGAAGTCTGGACTCCACAAGATCCTGCTGTGGACATTCAACAACCAACCAGAATCATGGAAAAGCCCACTTCAAGCACCAatggggagaagaggaagagccCCTGCGACTCCAACAACAGAAATGATGAGGTAAGATTGTTAGGTTTTGAAGCGAAGGCGAGGATGaaagaaagacacacagagagggGGCAGCTCAAACAGCAACACAGGAATACTGCAGACGCTTGTGGAAGTGGGGGACCAGCTTAATGCCAGATCCCACCACCGCTTACAGCCTGGGGTACTTACAGGTATGGGTGGGAGGGATCTGGGCAGTATGGCTTGCTGCCCGGCAGGATATTGATAAGATGTTCTTATGATCAGGTGGTTTGGCCCTTTTCTGGTGGAATATCATCGTGGTGTTCCTTAGAACTTTGCCAAGCAAGATACGATAGGGATGTTTCTTTAGCTGGGCCTTTGTCTGCCTTGTGGACAGGTGGTTAGGCAGGATGTTTCTCATGGCCTGAACCCCCATGGGATGTTTCACTTTGACCAAGGTCTGCAAAATAGCAAAGAACTTACAAAATGGTGCAGTTTGGACTAACAGACGACTCTACCCatgctcctcttcttcttccccataGATCCCTACCCTGTGATTCAACCTTGTTCTTCTCTGGATCAAACCCCTTCCTCAACCTGCATTCCTTCTCATAAAGCCCCCCTTGCTATCCAGTCTCTATCCTATTCACCCACAATAATGTCTTTCTGGCCTCTCCCTGTTTTCTTAACAGATGCAGGAGACACCAAACAGGGACTTAGCCCTCGAACCGAGtttgaaaaagatgaaaacatcAGAATATTCAACAGTATTAGTATTGTGCTACAGGAAGACTAAGAAAATACATTCAAATCAACTGGAGAATGACCAGTCCCAAGAGAACTCCGTCAATCCAGTCCAAGAGGAGGAGGACGAAGGATCCTCACAGGAGGACGAAGACCTAGACTCATCTGCAGAATCTTCAAAGCAGGATGAAGACCTACAATTACCTGAAGGATCTTTCCAGGAGGATAAAGACGTAGGGTTATCTGAAGGATCTTCACAAGAGGACGAAGACCTAGACTCATCTGAAGGATCTTCACAGGAGGAAAAAGACCCAGACGCATCTGAAGGATCGTCAGAGGAGGGTGAGGAAGACTAattaaacatggagaaaccaaaTTGGACAAATCCTCACCACCAACGGCGATGATTACAATAAAATCAAGTTTGAGAAGCTGATGGCTGTGTATATCTCTGCCTGTTCTCTGATGGTGgcggggaagggaagggaagaggtagGCATTTGGGAAGGGAGGGATATGAGGTCCTGTAGGGTTGGTGGACAGACTCACAGGTTGACAGTAAGCCAGACATTGTAAATAAGGCCTGGGGGAGCACTGATTcctaaagaaaattttcttcttaaaattttatctcaCAGGAAGTGGAGATGTGTATATGTTCATGCGACTGTACCCGGCAGCACATAGTTCTGCTGAAGGTACATATCAAAGGTATTCCCATCCCTTTTCCATTTGATATTTTCCTAGGTTAGAAATATATGCTTTATAAAGAGTAAATGTTCTGTAAAACACAAAGCACaatacagacatacacagacCCCTCTGCTCACTCTCTCTAGAGGGATACACAATTAAAAACATTGGTtatagggccgggcacagtggcttgtgcctgtaatcccagcactttgggaggctgaggcaggtggatcacctgaggtttgtGAGGTTTTCAAAGAAAGATCTTGATCAAAAGAGAGAATGTGAAAGCTGACTGTGCGAATGAAACAGCTTCTCCAGTGCCACTGAGCCTCATTTCAAAGCAGTGGAGATAATTAGAAAATTGTACTGTTActataaaagaataacaaaaggGGGAAATTGTAAGGGTAACTAAACATAAAATTGAGATTTTCCTGTTGCCAAAAGAGCAAGAAGAGACCTTCCCCATTGCACTTTCCT
This genomic stretch from Pongo pygmaeus isolate AG05252 chromosome X, NHGRI_mPonPyg2-v2.0_pri, whole genome shotgun sequence harbors:
- the LOC129024894 gene encoding sperm protein associated with the nucleus on the X chromosome N2 gives rise to the protein MEKPTSSTNGEKRKSPCDSNNRNDEMQETPNRDLALEPSLKKMKTSEYSTVLVLCYRKTKKIHSNQLENDQSQENSVNPVQEEEDEGSSQEDEDLDSSAESSKQDEDLQLPEGSFQEDKDVGLSEGSSQEDEDLDSSEGSSQEEKDPDASEGSSEEGEED